The Urbifossiella limnaea genome has a window encoding:
- a CDS encoding DUF5684 domain-containing protein — protein sequence MDDLLPYLLVWLAVTVPGAVVGWFGTFRKAGQAGWKALVPAYNVFVLVVDVARLSPLWAVLLLIPGVNLVAALLVNVEVARRFGRSESFGLGLAVFGFVFYPVLGFGAARYQR from the coding sequence ATGGACGACCTGCTCCCCTACCTGCTGGTCTGGCTGGCGGTCACCGTGCCCGGGGCGGTGGTCGGCTGGTTCGGCACGTTCCGCAAGGCCGGCCAGGCCGGGTGGAAGGCGCTCGTGCCGGCGTACAACGTCTTCGTCCTCGTCGTGGACGTGGCGAGACTCAGCCCGCTGTGGGCCGTGCTGCTCCTCATCCCCGGCGTCAACCTCGTCGCGGCACTGCTGGTGAACGTGGAAGTGGCCCGGCGGTTCGGCCGCAGCGAGTCGTTCGGCCTCGGCCTCGCCGTGTTCGGCTTCGTGTTCTACCCCGTGCTCGGCTTCGGCGCCGCCCGCTACCAGCGCTGA